The genomic window ggggttAGCGGTACTGAGCCTTCACGTGGCAGCCCTGTTTTGACTAATTTTACAGTACCAGACAGTTTTAATAAATGTATTGTTTAATGGAATTTTTACTATGTTATgtatagggctgggacaacgtcaacgcaaaaaatacgttgaCGCAAAATGTGCACGTCAATTTGTCAGACCCAAAACGCGTGCTGCCAAATATTTagaattttacaccttcagtgtttcccatacgttgactaatctgtggtggGGCGCCACAAAACCAGTcgtcacacattgatgttctatgttgtactatttaaattaaagataagataaaatcctttGAGCTTCACTTTTtatgcacgcagcctttccctgccccgcccgctctctctcgtaacgagcccgctgcccctcctctgcatgtgcatttaacacaaaatattcacgattgttgaaggattgttgttgccacatagaagcattgcatagaacacggctggataaattgctattaaatccgcttagcatcatgaccatgctgtgcaaatttgttcaaaattgctgcagtcaagttaactctgctaaggtctcacaacagtacattgaggagactaaacttagttaagttatgcaatcaagcagtatctcaaagctaacgttagaatagtGTTTAGATgttgagtttagcatgcttacttacagctgcttgtcaatttcgttactcagggctcattttattgactctgacactgaatgtttgcaaaatcccgatgtaaatggaaaaacatttttccaagactcaaaagtgcttgtcccaaggagaagtacaaacTGTTATTTGatagttcttgaatttcccctggggatcaataaagtatctatctatctatctatctacgttatgaattgcatccatacatcaacttgtatagtcttttaagagcaataaacatatattgcaatgctaaggaattcatgtttttttcattcagatatataaatcaacatgtataaattgctattagtcaattaatgaagagataatcgaatcgaaatcgaatcggactgaaaaaatgaatcgttagattaatcgatgcatcgaaaaaataatcgctagattaatcgtttaaaaaataatcgtttatcccagccctagttATGTAGTATGTCCAATTGTACCAGaatccattaaaaaaaaacttttgtatcaattttgtTGAGGTTTAACCCTATAATGACCCACCTAAAATGACCTGACGGCCGTCATTTTGAAAATGGGGCCTTTCTTGGAGTCAAACTTAAGCAATGTTTTAAGTACCGTGTTTCCcttacattgacttatttgtggcggcccccacaatatcaacattgaccaccacacaatgatgttccaggttgtactaaattgtgcttaaatctggttagcatcataaccacgctgtgctaatttgttaaaaactgttgtattcaagttaattctgcaaaccaaccaccacaaatggattTCAATTATGTAGGAAACACTGAAGTACTGATACTATTGTAAACtggggctgcagctatcgattctttttgtaatcgattaatctagcactttatcgatcaattaatcagattttttattttttttttttttgcatttttagacaaccaaaacaaataatgcataatgaaaatgatcaattggcacagaggtatttattctaacttaaacatttggctccaaaactaagcccatttattgcaattttaTAAGTGTCAGTGccaacaataaaataatgttcaaaatgctctctgtaaaatggaagcctcttgtgcatgactgagctgggcgaacaaagctgtccatactatgttgtgaagtgctgagagggagaagagggaaagcaatttaatttattaactcattgaatgccaagctgttttcgggagctttgtcctagagtgccagcaatctagaccattgttgatgatttttgtacagccacagcatattctgtgttatagctatgaacacgtagaatagctcgattaaaaggtgagacttgggtgcaaaccgtgtatttaaccgtgctagttttcatcaaaatcatttctagaaatggacatataacgtctttcatgaaatatgaagtgttgcctgtgaCTTACTTCTGTAAAcattccgggaagtgatcagcgagacctggcgagactgccacctagtgatagacccacgaaaatggcctggttttgacctgacgtgcatgcgtcactgattcgacccaaagcggcaaccgagttatgataaaatgtccagataaaatgtccagattgtgcgttttcatgagtttcacgatcgtcatatatttcatttccattcatcacagagttcccaaaatcacatataaggtgtgttagagtgtctactttcgtaatttaaaaaaaaaagctaaaaacgtaatattacgtttttggcactcaatgcatggcactcaatgagttaatatgcagaagtttcatgctgtaatctagccctgacatcaaagtagatatctgttttatgtagatttctacacctgcagcatttaccattaggctactaacaaataattttaccattagactactaaaaaatagcctaccattaggctactaacaaaccTTATTTTTACCTGACTATGCTGCGCATTCTCTCATATGTGTGTAATGCAGGTCCTACCAATCCCCAGCTGAGCCCTTCATCGCCTGAGCCACTGTCAGTTGCCTCTTCCAGCACATGCCCCATATCACCCATCAGTCCCATCTCTGCATGGGTGAACAGTTTTGAGGTGCCATGGAACAAAGTGAGGGCGACTCTTAGAAGAGCAGTAGATGCTGGTGAGAGGCCAGCTCCAGATGACCGCAGACACTTGATAAGAGTCATTGTTGATGCGATGAGAGAGCATTCTTTGAACCCTACTCGCAGAGAGTGCATGGTAGTGGCTAAAGCTATAACTGAAAAATATCCAAATAGCTTTTTAGACAAAAACGAAGAAGGGGAGCTAATTGGATGTGGGTATTTCAGTGTTATAAATCAGCTCAAGATCAGAGTAGAATATGTGAATCGAGGCAACACTCTTTCCCGTCTGAGGAAGCACAAACGCACCCAGAGAGATGAtggggatggtgatgatgaCCAACCAGCAGTAGCTACATGTGCAAGAGTCGACAGTTATGGGTGTGTTCGTTGGCAGCCAGAGGACTATCCAGATGGGGAAACATCAGCATCATTAGAGGAAAAGAAGCTTGAGATGTTGGATATATTCAGCCAAGAGGGACTCAAAGGCGCTGAGAGAGGAAGGGTAGAAGACCTAATGGCAATTACTTATGCCAAACAGCGAGAATACATCAACGCTAATCCTTCCCCAAGCATTCTGGATGTGGGTAAAGAGTGGCCCTTTCTCTTTTCACAGAAGTTTTTATTGTCACACTTCACCACTCTTACCAATGTTGAACTATACACAAGACTGAATGAAGATTTGGACAAAAAGGGTAAAAGAATCCTGGATTTCTTCAGTAGTCAGATTACAAAGTGGAGGAAGGAAGTAAGAGCTGTTCTGAAGGAAGCCCTAAAGAAGGACCGAGAAGGAACTGATGGCCTAGCAGCGATGCTTGTGATGTTGGCACACTTCAAAGAACAAGAGGAGTCACTTTTTCTCCTTGCTGATGTAAGCTTCTTAATTACTTCAATCTTTTATTTAAGAGTTTTCAACAATTTATTGTTacatttatattatataatatagtaTTATAttcttttgtatttgtttgtaactttggataaaagtgtctgccaaatcacATTACCATAACCATTTATTGCAAGAGAATAATTTCCCCTGCTTAGAGTGAAATTAAAGCAGCCTAGCCTACaagtgcaaacagaaatgtaatatgtgaagttattggaatggaaataaatgggcaattctgcgcaaaactgtcacatccataacgccaacacattGACATgttatttagttggcgttatggacgtgacagttttgcgtggaattgcccaaatGTCCCCACCTTCTACTGATGACTTATACTCGAGCGAATTATAGTCGGGAAAATATGGtat from Alosa sapidissima isolate fAloSap1 chromosome 9, fAloSap1.pri, whole genome shotgun sequence includes these protein-coding regions:
- the LOC121718897 gene encoding uncharacterized protein LOC121718897 isoform X2, with translation MDSIEKALQTVLPQLDQVKLETLVNELLKVGVEGPGDLQFIQEDDIKHLLTPIQCRKIIHSLKGGPTNPQLSPSSPEPLSVASSSTCPISPISPISAWVNSFEVPWNKVRATLRRAVDAGERPAPDDRRHLIRVIVDAMREHSLNPTRRECMVVAKAITEKYPNSFLDKNEEGELIGCGYFSVINQLKIRVEYVNRGNTLSRLRKHKRTQRDDGDGDDDQPAVATCARVDSYGCVRWQPEDYPDGETSASLEEKKLEMLDIFSQEGLKGAERGRVEDLMAITYAKQREYINANPSPSILDVGKEWPFLFSQKFLLSHFTTLTNVELYTRLNEDLDKKGKRILDFFSSQITKWRKEVRAVLKEALKKDREGTDGLAAMLVMLAHFKEQEESLFLLADVTTTPADAEAQLSLPITPRIIMLEYQVEASTTLEFVQRFLVRINPDSSKCTAKEQISKMTGRVVKRKTTYMNPSVLSFIRDFTEFYLLD
- the LOC121718897 gene encoding uncharacterized protein LOC121718897 isoform X1 — translated: MDSIEKALQTVLPQLDQVKLETLVNELLKVGVEGPGDLQFIQEDDIKHLLTPIQCRKIIHSLKGGPTNPQLSPSSPEPLSVASSSTCPISPISPISAWVNSFEVPWNKVRATLRRAVDAGERPAPDDRRHLIRVIVDAMREHSLNPTRRECMVVAKAITEKYPNSFLDKNEEGELIGCGYFSVINQLKIRVEYVNRGNTLSRLRKHKRTQRDDGDGDDDQPAVATCARVDSYGCVRWQPEDYPDGETSASLEEKKLEMLDIFSQEGLKGAERGRVEDLMAITYAKQREYINANPSPSILDVGKEWPFLFSQKFLLSHFTTLTNVELYTRLNEDLDKKGKRILDFFSSQITKWRKEVRAVLKEALKKDREGTDGLAAMLVMLAHFKEQEESLFLLADVTTTPADAEAQLSLPITPRIIMLGETILTSERWMLSIEGRVVIPPSADFTSALATLFACFYVFNLEYQVEASTTLEFVQRFLVRINPDSSKCTAKEQISKMTGRVVKRKTTYMNPSVLSFIRDFTEFYLLD